One Amaranthus tricolor cultivar Red isolate AtriRed21 chromosome 1, ASM2621246v1, whole genome shotgun sequence DNA window includes the following coding sequences:
- the LOC130818191 gene encoding uncharacterized protein LOC130818191: protein MKIKTCALFPCFLTLITFVTVFIITIKEPEYLSVTKYSISVINGFSNNSSLPLVIWCESEENDMGGRALQEGDDYSWSQSTGFLGVGISRVFCTIKWESVRKVFDAFHFERDIHRCSPFKMCVWLVKEDGFYFSNDGLLFQKDFSWM, encoded by the coding sequence ATGAAGATAAAAACTTGTGCTCTCTTTCCCTGTTTTTTGACGCTTATAACATTTGTGACGGTTtttatcataacaataaaagaGCCAGAATATCTTTCTGTCACAAAATATAGTATAAGTGTCATAAATGGGTTTTCAAATAACTCATCTTTACCGCTTGTAATATGGTGTGAGTCCGAAGAAAATGACATGGGTGGTCGAGCTTTACAAGAAGGCGACGATTATAGTTGGAGTCAAAGCACCGGATTTTTGGGCGTCGGAATTAGTCGAGTATTTTGTACGATCAAATGGGAAAGTGTCAGGAAAGTTTTTGACGCTTTTCATTTTGAAAGAGATATTCATCGTTGTAGTCCTTTTAAGATGTGTGTTTGGTTGGTTAAGGAAGATGGTTTCTATTTTAGTAATGATGGTTTGCTCTTTCAAAAGGATTTCTCATGGATGTAA
- the LOC130818212 gene encoding S-protein homolog 74-like, with amino-acid sequence MKINTCALFPCFLTLITFVTVFIITIKEPEYLSGTKYSISVINGFSNNSSLPLVIWCESEENDMGGRALQEGDDYSWSQSTGFLGVGISRVFCTIKWESVRKVFDAFHFERDIHRCSPFKMCVWLVKEDGFYFSNDGLLFQKDFSWM; translated from the coding sequence ATGAAGATAAACACTTGTGCTCTCTTTCCCTGTTTTTTGACGCTTATAACATTTGTGACGGTTtttatcataacaataaaagaGCCAGAATATCTTTCTGGCACAAAATATAGTATAAGTGTCATAAATGGGTTTTCAAATAACTCATCTTTACCGCTTGTAATATGGTGTGAGTCCGAAGAAAATGACATGGGTGGTCGAGCTTTACAAGAAGGCGACGATTATAGTTGGAGTCAAAGCACCGGATTTTTGGGCGTCGGAATTAGTCGAGTATTTTGTACGATCAAATGGGAAAGTGTCAGGAAAGTTTTTGACGCTTTTCATTTTGAAAGAGATATTCATCGTTGTAGTCCTTTTAAGATGTGTGTTTGGTTGGTTAAGGAAGATGGTTTCTATTTTAGTAATGATGGTTTGCTCTTTCAAAAGGATTTCTCATGGATGTAA
- the LOC130818200 gene encoding uncharacterized protein LOC130818200 isoform X2, with protein MAGESSGDDFRSLVEAITSSELIAKLGVALPPEENPDLNALLEFLITLWEGFTCLDVSQCLLNKAILEVAAKYLVGDNFRDQEKFLTLGTKASEWCMKHLKMTLLSTDDSQQDEHYSIFFQLLLDCLNFSVACISLVTRNPTLGDELLMDALGKFIWELLNLIKDIISEFKKIHASTSELLKGVELVLDSVMKLCMAYSEIVHWDQWNQIRDKESTGLDGDGAADSNHVAKLIKCTIEKLSELGTLAADSGGSLVTILNLSWKGVVSLLQLGDGTLAGMTNIGEIIMILISLATDSLKCAAEAWCSTLDQMISVTEAKRVFLPIKFYLINAIRISNLYPYQSFSVYQEVTLFILQLRTLRVTFSKEMCLKNVCEAMEKHLKPTSLNLLMSLLNSAQLNEDQKFKILDWLFSVNRVLLSCHSDQDTAVNKVCLNEIFSVSCDAMPTTRKLLLGQVSLFIDLLKVSPDLEQIVILRMARKLQWCLDVLVDEEVYSSALVLLVPASSGEGESFVLTWEPFLVSFLHALKIFMIVVSKTEAWSEMELFLLYNSFHPHFLCWEIIMELWCFLVRHAESTTVYSVIDKLCSLYKMIASSDSLLSAHSALRKMARLMCLLLASCTPSTSDQVYRFIMTDERSHHSVVMFAALLMEGFQLNSLSDSSRNAATEKIFSEYIHFVDDYNGSSFNSCSSDAFGLPVVALCSALQSMQIEASGIDKNTMKFLLFVVQTYKRSTDRVTKNLCCRLLSEALGIISTAKHLYSNGQMEDIVTELENLFISGPINKEYELHKCKPALASFMSSLGHMKLVENEENIKTSAVCHLFHMLLRERHWALIHLAVSAFGYFAARTSCIELWRFVPSDAALSFDVKSGTKADFGWFMSELKVFLDKETALPTATASSSEQFEFVLKDGVILKELFLKNSDVNIDASQCEIMEVDHVNLPNKKRKLPHSFTSGIELLQNGLKLIEDALSVWHQDKPDNADLDDKIRIQLSRLDDMVNHLAGFAGCG; from the exons ATGGCGGGAGAGAGCTCAGGCGACGATTTTCGGAGCTTGGTAGAAGCCATTACATCATCGGAA CTGATCGCAAAGCTTGGGGTAGCATTGCCACCTGAAGAAAATCCAGACTTGAACGCTCTTCTAGAGTTTCTCATC ACATTATGGGAAGGCTTTACATGCCTAGATGTGTCTCAATGCTTGTTGAACAAAGCGATATTAGAAGTGGCTGCAAAATACCTAGTAGGAGACAACTTCAGAGACCAGGAAAAGTTTCTGACTTTGGGGACTAAG GCCAGTGAGTGGTGTATGAAGCATTTAAAGATGACACTTTTGTCAACTGATGATTCCCAACAAGATGAGCACTACAGTATCTTTTTTCAG TTGCTATTGGATTGTTTGAACTTTTCGGTGGCATGCATTTCATTGGTTACAAGAAACCCCACATTGGGTGATGAGCTACTGATGGATGCTCTTGGAAAATTCATTTGGGAACTTCTGAATTTGATTAAAGATATAATATCTGAATTCAAG AAAATTCACGCATCCACTTCAGAGTTACTTAAGGGTGTCGAGTTGGTTTTAGATTCTGTAATGAAGCTCTGCATGGCGTATTCAGAAATAGTGCATTGGGACCAGTGGAATCAGATCAGAGATAAAGAAAGCACTGGTCTGGATGGTGATGGAGCAGCTGATTCAAATCATGTTGCCAAACTAATCAAATGTACTATTGAGAAGCTTTCTGAATTAGGGACCTTAGCTGCCGATAGTGGTGGAAGTCTGGTTACTATCCTAAATTTGTCTTGGAAAGGCGTTGTTTCCTTGCTTCAGCTTGGAGATGGAACATTAGCAGGGATGACTAATATTGGGGAAATCATCATGATTCTCATCTCACTGGCCACTGATTCACTGAAATGTGCAGCTGAAGCTTGGTGTTCCACACTTGATCAAATGATATCAGTTACAGAAGCCAAAAGAGTATTTCTTCCAATAAAATTTTACCTAATCAATGCAATTAGAATATCTAACCTCTATCCATATCAATCATTCTCAGTATATCAGGAAGTCACTCTTTTTATCTTACAACTTAGAACATTGAGGGTCACATTCAGCAAAGAGATGTGTCTGAAGAATGTCTGTGAAGCTATGGAAAAACATCTGAAACCTACATCTCTTAATTTACTTATGTCCTTACTTAATTCCGCACAGTTGAATGAAGATCAGAAATTCAAAATTCTTGATTGGTTATTTTCTGTTAACAGAGTCTTACTCTCCTGCCATTCTGATCAAGATACTGCTGTCAACAAAGTTTGTTTGAATGAAATATTCTCTGTTTCTTGTGATGCGATGCCTACAACTAGAAAATTGTTGCTGGGTCAGGTATCCCTTTTTATTGATCTACTAAAAGTTTCCCCTGATCTAGAACAAATTGTAATACTTAGGATGGCTAGAAAGCTACAATGGTGTTTGGATGTTTTAGTTGATGAAGAGGTTTATTCATCAGCTTTGGTCTTACTTGTTCCTGCATCATCTGGTGAAGGCGAATCGTTTGTTCTGACTTGGGAGCCCTTTTTGGTTTCCTTTCTGCATGCACTGAAGATCTTTATGATAGTCGTTTCCAAAACTGAAGCATGGAGTGAAATGGAGTTGTTCCTACTTTATAACagttttcatcctcattttcttTGCTGGGAGATCATCATGGAGCTGTGGTGCTTTTTAGTGCGTCATGCAGAGAGCACCACTGTTTATTCTGTTATAGATAAACTTTGTTCTTTATATAAGATGATTGCCTCTTCCGATTCCCTTCTTTCTGCGCATTCTGCATTGAGAAAAATGGCCAGATTGATGTGTCTGCTTCTTGCTTCATGTACACCATCCACCTCTGATCAAGTTTATAGATTCATTATGACCGATGAAAGATCACACCATTCTGTAGTTATGTTTGCAGCTTTATTAATGGAAGGATTTCAGTTAAATTCATTATCGGATAGCTCAAGAAATGCTGCCACAGAGAAAATTTTTAGCGAGTATATTCACTTTGTTGATGACTATAATGGAAGCTCGTTTAATAGCTGTAGTTCTGATGCTTTTGGATTGCCAGTTGTTGCACTTTGCTCTGCTTTGCAATCAAT GCAAATTGAAGCATctggaattgacaaaaacacaatgaagtttttgttatttgttgtcCAAACATATAAAAGGTCTACAGACAGGGTTACCAAGAACCTTTGTTGTAGGCTTTTAAGTGAAGCACTGGGGATCATTTCAACTGCGAAGCACTTGTACAGCAATGGTCAAATGGAAGACATAGTCACCGAGCTAGAAAACTTGTTCATCTCTGGGCCCATCAACAAGGAGTATGAATTGCATAAGTGCAAGCCGGCTCTAGCTTCGTTCATGTCTAGCTTGGGTCATATGAAACTGGTCGAAAATGAAGAAAACATAAAGACTTCAGCTGTGTGTCACTTATTTCACATGTTGCTTAGAGAGAGGCACTGGGCCCTCATTCATCTGGCAGTTTCTGCATTTGGGTATTTTGCTGCTCGAACATCTTGCATCGAGTTGTGGAGATTCGTCCCTTCTGATGCTGCTCTATCATTTGACGTGAAATCAGGAACTAAGGCTGATTTTGGGTGGTTCATGTCTGAATTAAAGGTGTTTCTGGATAAAGAAACTGCCCTTCCTACCGCAACAGCTTCATCCTCGGAGCAATTTGAGTTTGTTTTGAAAGATGGTGTTATTCTAAAGGAACTATTTCTGAAGAATTCAGACGTTAATATCGATGCTTCACAGTGCGAAATTATGGAAGTTGATCATGTAAATCTGCCCAACAAAAAAAGGAAACTGCCTCATAGTTTTACCAGTGGGATCGAACTGTTACAAAATGGTTTAAAACTTATAGAGGATGCTTTGTCCGTGTGGCATCAAGATAAGCCTGATAATGCTGACCTCGACGATAAGATCAGAATTCAGTTATCTCGTCTCGACGATATGGTTAATCACTTGGCTGGGTTTGCTGGTTGTGGCTGA
- the LOC130818200 gene encoding uncharacterized protein LOC130818200 isoform X1: MAGESSGDDFRSLVEAITSSELVEARIQLIAKLGVALPPEENPDLNALLEFLITLWEGFTCLDVSQCLLNKAILEVAAKYLVGDNFRDQEKFLTLGTKASEWCMKHLKMTLLSTDDSQQDEHYSIFFQLLLDCLNFSVACISLVTRNPTLGDELLMDALGKFIWELLNLIKDIISEFKKIHASTSELLKGVELVLDSVMKLCMAYSEIVHWDQWNQIRDKESTGLDGDGAADSNHVAKLIKCTIEKLSELGTLAADSGGSLVTILNLSWKGVVSLLQLGDGTLAGMTNIGEIIMILISLATDSLKCAAEAWCSTLDQMISVTEAKRVFLPIKFYLINAIRISNLYPYQSFSVYQEVTLFILQLRTLRVTFSKEMCLKNVCEAMEKHLKPTSLNLLMSLLNSAQLNEDQKFKILDWLFSVNRVLLSCHSDQDTAVNKVCLNEIFSVSCDAMPTTRKLLLGQVSLFIDLLKVSPDLEQIVILRMARKLQWCLDVLVDEEVYSSALVLLVPASSGEGESFVLTWEPFLVSFLHALKIFMIVVSKTEAWSEMELFLLYNSFHPHFLCWEIIMELWCFLVRHAESTTVYSVIDKLCSLYKMIASSDSLLSAHSALRKMARLMCLLLASCTPSTSDQVYRFIMTDERSHHSVVMFAALLMEGFQLNSLSDSSRNAATEKIFSEYIHFVDDYNGSSFNSCSSDAFGLPVVALCSALQSMQIEASGIDKNTMKFLLFVVQTYKRSTDRVTKNLCCRLLSEALGIISTAKHLYSNGQMEDIVTELENLFISGPINKEYELHKCKPALASFMSSLGHMKLVENEENIKTSAVCHLFHMLLRERHWALIHLAVSAFGYFAARTSCIELWRFVPSDAALSFDVKSGTKADFGWFMSELKVFLDKETALPTATASSSEQFEFVLKDGVILKELFLKNSDVNIDASQCEIMEVDHVNLPNKKRKLPHSFTSGIELLQNGLKLIEDALSVWHQDKPDNADLDDKIRIQLSRLDDMVNHLAGFAGCG, translated from the exons ATGGCGGGAGAGAGCTCAGGCGACGATTTTCGGAGCTTGGTAGAAGCCATTACATCATCGGAA CTTGTTGAGGCTCGCATTCAGCTGATCGCAAAGCTTGGGGTAGCATTGCCACCTGAAGAAAATCCAGACTTGAACGCTCTTCTAGAGTTTCTCATC ACATTATGGGAAGGCTTTACATGCCTAGATGTGTCTCAATGCTTGTTGAACAAAGCGATATTAGAAGTGGCTGCAAAATACCTAGTAGGAGACAACTTCAGAGACCAGGAAAAGTTTCTGACTTTGGGGACTAAG GCCAGTGAGTGGTGTATGAAGCATTTAAAGATGACACTTTTGTCAACTGATGATTCCCAACAAGATGAGCACTACAGTATCTTTTTTCAG TTGCTATTGGATTGTTTGAACTTTTCGGTGGCATGCATTTCATTGGTTACAAGAAACCCCACATTGGGTGATGAGCTACTGATGGATGCTCTTGGAAAATTCATTTGGGAACTTCTGAATTTGATTAAAGATATAATATCTGAATTCAAG AAAATTCACGCATCCACTTCAGAGTTACTTAAGGGTGTCGAGTTGGTTTTAGATTCTGTAATGAAGCTCTGCATGGCGTATTCAGAAATAGTGCATTGGGACCAGTGGAATCAGATCAGAGATAAAGAAAGCACTGGTCTGGATGGTGATGGAGCAGCTGATTCAAATCATGTTGCCAAACTAATCAAATGTACTATTGAGAAGCTTTCTGAATTAGGGACCTTAGCTGCCGATAGTGGTGGAAGTCTGGTTACTATCCTAAATTTGTCTTGGAAAGGCGTTGTTTCCTTGCTTCAGCTTGGAGATGGAACATTAGCAGGGATGACTAATATTGGGGAAATCATCATGATTCTCATCTCACTGGCCACTGATTCACTGAAATGTGCAGCTGAAGCTTGGTGTTCCACACTTGATCAAATGATATCAGTTACAGAAGCCAAAAGAGTATTTCTTCCAATAAAATTTTACCTAATCAATGCAATTAGAATATCTAACCTCTATCCATATCAATCATTCTCAGTATATCAGGAAGTCACTCTTTTTATCTTACAACTTAGAACATTGAGGGTCACATTCAGCAAAGAGATGTGTCTGAAGAATGTCTGTGAAGCTATGGAAAAACATCTGAAACCTACATCTCTTAATTTACTTATGTCCTTACTTAATTCCGCACAGTTGAATGAAGATCAGAAATTCAAAATTCTTGATTGGTTATTTTCTGTTAACAGAGTCTTACTCTCCTGCCATTCTGATCAAGATACTGCTGTCAACAAAGTTTGTTTGAATGAAATATTCTCTGTTTCTTGTGATGCGATGCCTACAACTAGAAAATTGTTGCTGGGTCAGGTATCCCTTTTTATTGATCTACTAAAAGTTTCCCCTGATCTAGAACAAATTGTAATACTTAGGATGGCTAGAAAGCTACAATGGTGTTTGGATGTTTTAGTTGATGAAGAGGTTTATTCATCAGCTTTGGTCTTACTTGTTCCTGCATCATCTGGTGAAGGCGAATCGTTTGTTCTGACTTGGGAGCCCTTTTTGGTTTCCTTTCTGCATGCACTGAAGATCTTTATGATAGTCGTTTCCAAAACTGAAGCATGGAGTGAAATGGAGTTGTTCCTACTTTATAACagttttcatcctcattttcttTGCTGGGAGATCATCATGGAGCTGTGGTGCTTTTTAGTGCGTCATGCAGAGAGCACCACTGTTTATTCTGTTATAGATAAACTTTGTTCTTTATATAAGATGATTGCCTCTTCCGATTCCCTTCTTTCTGCGCATTCTGCATTGAGAAAAATGGCCAGATTGATGTGTCTGCTTCTTGCTTCATGTACACCATCCACCTCTGATCAAGTTTATAGATTCATTATGACCGATGAAAGATCACACCATTCTGTAGTTATGTTTGCAGCTTTATTAATGGAAGGATTTCAGTTAAATTCATTATCGGATAGCTCAAGAAATGCTGCCACAGAGAAAATTTTTAGCGAGTATATTCACTTTGTTGATGACTATAATGGAAGCTCGTTTAATAGCTGTAGTTCTGATGCTTTTGGATTGCCAGTTGTTGCACTTTGCTCTGCTTTGCAATCAAT GCAAATTGAAGCATctggaattgacaaaaacacaatgaagtttttgttatttgttgtcCAAACATATAAAAGGTCTACAGACAGGGTTACCAAGAACCTTTGTTGTAGGCTTTTAAGTGAAGCACTGGGGATCATTTCAACTGCGAAGCACTTGTACAGCAATGGTCAAATGGAAGACATAGTCACCGAGCTAGAAAACTTGTTCATCTCTGGGCCCATCAACAAGGAGTATGAATTGCATAAGTGCAAGCCGGCTCTAGCTTCGTTCATGTCTAGCTTGGGTCATATGAAACTGGTCGAAAATGAAGAAAACATAAAGACTTCAGCTGTGTGTCACTTATTTCACATGTTGCTTAGAGAGAGGCACTGGGCCCTCATTCATCTGGCAGTTTCTGCATTTGGGTATTTTGCTGCTCGAACATCTTGCATCGAGTTGTGGAGATTCGTCCCTTCTGATGCTGCTCTATCATTTGACGTGAAATCAGGAACTAAGGCTGATTTTGGGTGGTTCATGTCTGAATTAAAGGTGTTTCTGGATAAAGAAACTGCCCTTCCTACCGCAACAGCTTCATCCTCGGAGCAATTTGAGTTTGTTTTGAAAGATGGTGTTATTCTAAAGGAACTATTTCTGAAGAATTCAGACGTTAATATCGATGCTTCACAGTGCGAAATTATGGAAGTTGATCATGTAAATCTGCCCAACAAAAAAAGGAAACTGCCTCATAGTTTTACCAGTGGGATCGAACTGTTACAAAATGGTTTAAAACTTATAGAGGATGCTTTGTCCGTGTGGCATCAAGATAAGCCTGATAATGCTGACCTCGACGATAAGATCAGAATTCAGTTATCTCGTCTCGACGATATGGTTAATCACTTGGCTGGGTTTGCTGGTTGTGGCTGA